A window from Culex pipiens pallens isolate TS chromosome 3, TS_CPP_V2, whole genome shotgun sequence encodes these proteins:
- the LOC120423764 gene encoding E3 ubiquitin-protein ligase listerin, translating into MGGKRTKNNTKPSSSGRSAEMLGSTVPTLFGFTTLDSSKMPVVPSFVQIETHGGEDIDPNLDDTFQIVLKKMLKKDPTTKTKALQEFTELIGKSELDVVKAVLPFWPRLYGNLSTDVEHRVRETAQQAQAAVVAKAGKNIAPYLKQLAPAWISAQYDTYAPAASLASQSFGSAFPPSKLREVFVFCEAEILDYYTRNLTVHTAITLSNPKSNTPEECENKYQRVLIASLRGYALYLSKVPEEQLHKSVDKNGTLLDNGKFWSYHKHKTPAIRSAWFEVVSALLQHAPFLVEKHRAQIVSSAFQFMDETDPTVVTHVWSSIVLVQTQIPDWSGHLNFDKAVFPKLWKVLKSGASGNAACVFPHMLPLVSKFTREVLGERTDKFHTLFFESINEGLKAVHSSRTDISAISQAYYEVFQYVVIQTVKDGQLTAEQINEFCERMLEDHLIKVIQWCITTETSSGRYIFGNIATLLDYWCQYSASIKIYEQLLAKFWNRLFEIVEQSIAVASDVQQITTSHVELIQNLKRTSHKRVKFNSGSAERHDEPDANSHHALRFEDQLHTLVYKICRLYVERITLTRDQAYVLNLENLVRQFQCVELFQFLTGQAQPITSLFDTFAGTWLGDSRLQSEYIVEVVLILYKYLAEQERVALLNRWIQLANKTVRSWLILRALSHPLCQDANITQFLTLPEVSDNLIECARAVTRGDTKENLILLHKCFLISDSGDVLIDPGTCRRIVETLAAPLGEDGAVELKDTCSSFLAQIMPVICGDGRQRELQRVMFALLFKFSAENGVSEYLSEDTLWEVTTAWQDALSSEDLTLDGGLVEDCTRIVDKELTAFSEGCFGVEAFEKLAEICAKLAMCSTEALKRDEVARCAQIDVVFRALMDVGRLEVGGARSVLEKLAVYIDLMSGAIITKSAEYSTNLSAESFTKNARLAMVRELFCLMVMYKLSCNPKKRPSAREDDESRMDHDGEDEDDGYGEDDENFLHCWSELMYERVLSVLYTIAIGDTMLYSTNDLDETVETLILALQEKTSSMMKLLPVSILDKIKERLFRLANDHGLLWAKALTALLQTKQYSDPEAGAVLLYEDASTVVNSDELISYINILQILSRKMAPKCLPIRPNLFENYFDILVKLADTRSLIGNHFSSSFNEIGDKKIIGNTLIVLHEIISKQNASKCLLYNCDLSAVETGRLYLDTELANVLADVMRHFPTELDLAKWDFVRIALSSWTLTVSKNHQNFRANNISIFVASIYRLFSAVTKFFTDEKIKSSTEMLTNVIEEWDNVFAKDVNLVLLKAYINIVKDIDRSQKSDEYFLDAISPHIDSIDMNYVLKANKVDSKTSLDDLITFALANVNHWNAAVRVSAAVIIHKLSAGLIQRDLEQLLRRHEQAEQQQKSSEELDDTWHLLHRFKAKLDEFQTPFGDFVGDFNYKIADSTADAPDGAERKVLGRDRTLAYLLLWDCILGICAKSPSELRSIYASWITRNHYEQILLPALFKLMPPEILKNPDSGAIYGPTLFASLELSQIKSPTLKPERYACHLYTQSLRFLPAVVRRWWNGLNHRHAAIVGKVTSNCVSGLLCHDEFQSLVDKKDRQDNMQIKVHAAARQVTAVYAIDEAKIELHITLPNNFPLGAVTVEDGKQIGGRLQSRQVVMQLSIFLTHQNGSIWDGLSLWKRNLDRKFEGVEECYVCYSVIHQDTCQLPKLSCKTCKKKFHGPCLYRWFSTSNKSTCPICRNIF; encoded by the exons ATGGGTGGAAAACGCACTAAAAATAACACCAAG CCCTCGAGCAGTGGCCGGAGTGCGGAAATGTTGGGCAGCACCGTTCCGACGCTGTTTGGGTTCACGACGCTGGACAGCAGCAAGATGCCGGTCGTGCCGAGCTTTGTCCAGATTGAAACCCACGGCGGCGAGGACATCGACCCGAACCTGGACGACACGTTTCAGATCGTGCTGAAGAAGATGCTCAAAAAGGACCCCACCACGAAGACGAAAGCTCTGCAGGAATTTACCGAGCTGATCGGCAAGTCCGAGCTGGACGTCGTCAAAGCGGTCCTCCCGTTCTGGCCCCGGCTGTACGGGAATCTGTCCACGGACGTGGAGCACCGGGTGCGTGAAACGGCCCAGCAGGCACAGGCGGCGGTCGTCGCGAAGGCAGGCAAAAACATCGCGCCGTATCTGAAGCAGCTGGCGCCGGCCTGGATTTCGGCCCAGTACGACACGTACGCTCCGGCGGCCAGTTTGGCGAGCCAGTCGTTTGGCAGTGCGTTCCCGCCCAGCAAGCTGCGCGAagtgtttgtgttttgtgaGGCGGAAATTCTGGATTATTACACGAGGAATTTGACGGTGCACACGGCGATCACGCTCAGCAATCCGAA ATCCAACACCCCGGAAGAGTGCGAAAACAAGTACCAGCGCGTGCTGATCGCCAGCCTGCGCGGGTACGCCCTTTACCTGAGCAAGGTCCCCGAGGAACAGCTGCACAAATCGGTCGACAAAAACGGGACCCTGCTGGACAATGGCAAATTTTGGTCTTACCACAAGCACAAAACTCCGGCCATTCGGTCCGCGTGGTTCGAGGTCGTGTCGGCGTTGCTTCAGCACGCGCCATTTCTGGTGGAGAAACACCGGGCCCAGATCGTGAGCAGTGCGTTTCAGTTTATGGACGAGACGGATCCGACGGTGGTGACGCACGTCTGGAGTTCGATCGTGCTGGTGCAGACGCAGATTCCGGACTGGAGTGGGCACCTGAACTTTGACAAGGCGGTCTTTCCGAAGCTGTGGAAGGTGCTGAAGAGCGGAGCGAGTGGGAATGCGGCGTGCGTTTTTCCGCACATGTTGCCACTGGTTTCGAAGTTTACGCGGGAAGTGCTCGGAGAGCGGACGGACAAATTCCACACGCTGTTCTTCGAAAGCATCAACGAGGGGTTGAAGGCGGTTCACTCGAGCCGGACAGACATTTCGGCCATCTCGCAGGCGTACTACGAAGTGTTTCAGTACGTCGTAATTCAAACGGTGAAAGACGGCCAACTGACGGCGGAGCAAATCAACGAATTTTGCGAACGAATGCTCGAGGACCACCTGATCAAAGTCATTCAGTGGTGTATAACGACGGAGACCTCCTCGGGACGGTACATTTTCGGCAATATCGCGACCCTCCTCGACTATTGGTGTCAGTACAGTGCCAGCATTAAAATCTACGAACAACTCTTAGCTAAATTTTGGAACCGGCTCTTCGAAATCGTCGAGCAGAGCATCGCCGTCGCCTCAGACGTCCAACAAATAACGACCTCCCACGTGGAGCTGATCCAGAACCTCAAACGCACCTCGCACAAACGCGTCAAGTTCAACAGCGGCTCGGCCGAGCGACACGACGAACCCGACGCCAACTCGCACCACGCGCTTCGCTTCGAAGACCAACTCCACACGCTGGTCTACAAAATCTGCCGTCTGTACGTCGAGCGCATCACCCTCACCCGTGACCAGGCGTACGTTCTCAACCTGGAGAACCTCGTGCGGCAGTTCCAGTGCGTCGAACTGTTCCAATTCCTGACCGGTCAAGCCCAACCCATCACCTCTCTCTTCGACACCTTTGCCGGCACCTGGCTCGGCGACTCGCGCCTCCAGTCGGAGTACATCGTCGAGGTGGTGCTCATTTTGTACAAATACCTCGCCGAACAGGAGCGTGTTGCCCTTTTGAACCGGTGGATACAG CTCGCCAACAAAACGGTCCGCTCGTGGTTGATCCTTCGCGCGCTCAGTCACCCGCTCTGCCAGGACGCCAACATTACGCAGTTCCTGACGCTGCCGGAGGTTAGCGACAACCTGATCGAGTGCGCCCGGGCCGTAACGCGCGGGGACACCAAGGAGAACTTGATTCTGCTGCACAAGTGCTTCCTCATCTCGGACAGCGGCGACGTGCTGATCGATCCCGGAACCTGCCGGCGGATCGTGGAAACGCTGGCGGCTCCGCTGGGGGAGGACGGGGCGGTTGAGCTGAAGGACACCTGCTCGAGCTTTCTGGCGCAGATTATGCCGGTGATTTGTGGGGACGGCCGCCAGCGGGAACTTCAGCGGGTGATGTTTGCCCTGCTGTTCAAGTTTAGCGCGGAGAACGGGGTTAGTGAGTACCTTTCGGAGGACACGCTGTGGGAGGTGACGACGGCCTGGCAGGACGCGCTGTCGAGCGAGGATTTGACGCTGGATGGGGGGTTGGTTGAGGACTGCACGCGAATTGTGGACAAGGAATTGACGGCGTTCTCGGAGGGTTGTTTTGGGGTGGAAGCGTTTGAGAAGCTGGCGGAGATTTGTGCCAAGTTGGCCATGTGCTCGACGGAAGCATTGAAGAGGGACGAAGTGGCGCGTTGTGCACAGATTGACGTGGTGTTTAGGGCGTTGATGGATGTTGGGAGGTTGGAGGTGGGTGGGGCGAGGAGTGTGCTGGAGAAGTTGGCCGTTTACATTGACTTGATGAGTGGGGCGATCATCACGAAGAGTGCGGAGTACAGCACGAACCTGTCGGCGGAATCGTTCACGAAGAACGCGAGGCTTGCGATGGTCCGTGAACTGTTCTGTCTGATGGTCATGTACAAGCTGAGTTGTAATCCGAAGAAGCGGCCGTCGGCTAGGGAGGACGACGAGAGCCGGATGGATCACGACGGGGAAGACGAGGACGATGGCTACGGGGAGGACGACGAAAACTTCCTTCACTGCTGGTCGGAATTGATGTACGAACGGGTCTTGTCTGTGCTGTACACGATCGCGATCGGTGATACGATGCTCTACAGCACTAACGAT TTGGACGAAACAGTCGAAACGCTGATCCTGGCTCTGCAGGAGAAGACGTCATCGATGATGAAGCTTCTACCAGTATCGATTTTGGACAAGATCAAGGAACGCCTATTCCGCCTAGCCAACGATCACGGACTACTCTGGGCAAAGGCGCTCACGGCTCTCCTCCAAACCAAGCAATACTCGGACCCGGAAGCTGGCGCCGTTCTGCTCTACGAGGACGCCTCGACGGTGGTCAACAGCGATGAGTTGATCAGCTACATCAATATCCTGCAG ATCCTGTCCCGCAAGATGGCACCAAAGTGCCTTCCGATTCGACCAAATCTGTTCGAGAACTACTTTGACATTCTGGTGAAGCTGGCGGACACGCGCAGTCTGATTGGGAATCACTTCTCGTCCAGCTTTAACGAGATCGGCGACAAGAAGATCATCGGCAACACGTTGATTGTGCTGCACGAGATCATCAGCAAGCAGAACGCCAGCAAGTGTTTGCTGTACAACTG TGATCTTTCGGCGGTTGAGACTGGCCGCCTCTACCTGGACACGGAGCTGGCGAACGTGCTGGCGGACGTGATGCGCCACTTCCCGACCGAGCTGGACCTCGCCAAGTGGGACTTTGTGCGGATCGCGCTCAGCTCGTGGACGTTGACCGTGTCCAAGAACCACCAGAACTTCCGCGCGAACAAT ATCTCCATCTTTGTTGCGTCAATCTACCGGCTGTTCAGCGCGGTGACAAAGTTCTTCACGGACGAAAAGATCAAAAGCTCAACGGAGATGCTCACGAACGTGATCGAAGAGTGGGACAACGTGTTCGCCAAGGATGTCAACTTGGTTCTGCTGAAGGCGTACATCAACATCGTTAAGGATATTG ACCGCTCGCAAAAATCGGACGAGTACTTCCTGGACGCAATCAGTCCTCACATCGATTCCATCGACATGAACTACGTTCTCAAG GCCAACAAGGTCGACTCCAAGACGTCCCTCGACGATCTGATCACGTTTGCGCTCGCCAACGTCAACCACTGGAACGCCGCCGTTCGCGTGTCCGCAGCCGTCATCATCCACAAGCTGTCGGCCGGACTGATCCAGCGTGACCTGGAGCAGCTGCTGCGGCGGCACGAGCAGGCCGAGCAGCAGCAAAAGAGCTCCGAGGAGCTGGACGACACGTGGCACCTGCTGCACCGGTTCAAGGCCAAGCTGGACGAGTTCCAGACACCGTTCGGGGACTTTGTGGGCGATTTCAACTACAAAATCGCCGACTCGACGGCCGACGCGCCCGATGGGGCGGAGCGGAAGGTGCTGGGCCGCGACCGGACGCTGGCCTATCTGCTGCTGTGGGATTGCATACTGGGAATCTGTGCCAAATCACCGTCGGAGCTGCGATCGATTTACGCGTCGTGGATCACGAGGAACCACTACGAGCAG ATTTTGTTGCCAGCCTTGTTCAAGTTGATGCCCCCGGAAATATTGAAGAATCCGGATTCCGGGGCAATTTACGGGCCGACTTTGTTTGCCAGCCTGgaattgagccaaatcaaaa GTCCCACGTTGAAGCCCGAGCGGTACGCGTGTCATCTGTACACCCAATCGCTGCGCTTCCTGCCGGCCGTGGTCCGGAGGTGGTGGAACGGGCTTAACCACCGGCACGCGGCCATCGTCGGCAAGGTCACCAGCAACTGCGTGTCCGGCCTGCTGTGCCATGACGAGTTCCAGTCGCTGGTCGACAAGAAGGACCGCCAGGACAACATGCAGATCAAGGTGCACGCGGCCGCCCGACAGGTCACCGCCGTGTACGCGATCGACGAGGCCAAGATCGAGCTGCACATCACGTTGCCGAACAACTTTCCGCTTGGGGCGGTTACCGTCGAGGATGGGAAGCAAATCGGTGGACGGTTGCAGTCGCGGCAGGTCGTCATGCAGCTGTCGATCTTCTTGACGCATCAG AACGGCTCCATCTGGGACGGGCTCTCGCTGTGGAAGCGCAACCTGGACCGCAAGTTCGAGGGCGTCGAGGAGTGCTACGTGTGCTACAGCGTCATCCACCAGGACACCTGCCAGCTGCCGAAGCTGTCGTGCAAAACGTGCAAGAAGAAGTTCCACGGCCCGTGTCTGTACCGGTGGTTCAGCACGAGCAACAAGTCGACCTGTCCGATTTGTAGAAATATTTTCTAA
- the LOC120423765 gene encoding uncharacterized protein LOC120423765, whose translation MSKSVPNPSQKGVPEKSKNVVQEKPKPSVAEKAKEVGSEKSKTVDSKKTPEVVPDKSKEAVSDKSKELVPDKSKEGDPKKPKEAEADKSKETKSTEVVAEKPPEVILERATSVVLYPDLFPEEPPSLEAELKRGARELKLRQRKTQRERSRKKKKDVDPKVSKIVFPETPKFSGCHHNETIVIERELLRPEEHIKLLAMPKEKPIPQYARLVHVPIPPATNHIKVLAQPRAYYIKDTINRHGKYLQKQQIQRMNERLHARDFLTLQESHQFARQQRRDEKRWNRFRQRQEQTLKNRIIRLELEYLREMMKTIHRKTRSYFLEGEPAKLEGDQALASDVILAKICGLIGVQVPRRDGPNLLDQHYCEMADKMAAWMCRIMQSCGMTFERPEDTARRLSAASSIFEDPRPAREAAAAAETLSIAMAIVDICLVAAITQAEGGSIGTVSTTASRDGNGGRSVSQMVMKAESQETTRTMRDKGSKVNFLPVASESEAKSEGVGGEAKDKK comes from the exons ATGTCGAAAAGTGTTCCAAATCCTAGTCAGAAGGGAGTACCCGAGAAATCTAAAAATGTGGTCCAGGAAAAACCAAAGCCTTCGGTTGCCGAAAAGGCCAAAGAAGTAGGTTCCGAGAAATCAAAGACTGTGGATTCCAAGAAAACTCCAGAAGTAGTTCCTGACAAGTCCAAGGAAGCGGTTTCCGATAAATCCAAGGAATTAGTTCCggataagtccaaggaaggggATCCCAAAAAGCCCAAAGAAGCAGAAGCCGATAAATCGAAGGAAACGAAATCCACGGAAGTGGTCGCAGAAAAGCCGCCCGAAGTGATTCTTGAAAGAGCCACCTCCGTTGTCCTCTACCCGGACCTGTTCCCCGAAGAACCACCGTCACTGGAAGCGGAGCTCAAGCGAGGTGCCCGAGAGCTTAAGCTCAGACAGCGAAAAACCCAACGCGAACGTAGCCGCAAGAAGAAAAAGGATGTTGATCCGAAGGTCTCCAAAATCGTGTTCCCTGAGACGCCGAAATTCTCCGGCTGTCACCACAACGAAACCATCGTGATCGAGCGGGAACTGCTCCGTCCGGAGGAGCACATCAAGTTGCTGGCGATGCCGAAGGAAAAG CCAATTCCGCAATACGCACGCCTCGTTCATGTGCCAATTCCACCAGCAACAAACCACATCAAGGTTCTTGCCCAACCCCGGGCGTACTACATCAAGGACACCATCAACCGCCATGGCAAGTACCTCCAAAAGCAGCAGATCCAGCGCATGAACGAACGGCTGCACGCCCGGGACTTCCTCACCCTGCAGGAGTCCCACCAATTTGCGCGTCAGCAACGTCGTGACGAAAAACGCTGGAACCGCTTCCGCCAACGTCAGGAACAAACGCTAAAGAACCGAATCATTCGGCTCGAGCTGGAATATCTGCGCGAGATGATGAAGACAATCCATCGCAAGACCAGAAGCTACTTCCTGGAAGGAGAACCCGCGAAGCTCGAGGGTGACCAAGCACTAGCTTCCGATGTCATTCTGGCCAAGATCTGCGGCCTGATTGGCGTGCAGGTTCCCCGACGGGACGGTCCAAACCTGCTGGACCAACACTACTGCGAAATGGCAGACAAAATGGCCGCGTGGATGTGCCGAATCATGCAGTCCTGCGGGATGACCTTCGAGCGACCGGAAGACACAGCGAGACGCTTGTCGGCTGCGTCGAGCATTTTCGAGGATCCGAGACCGGCTAGGGAAGCGGCGGCCGCCGCTGAAACGCTATCGATTGCGATGGCGATTGTGGATATTTGCTTGGTGGCGGCCATTACTCAGGCCGAGGGTGGCAGCATAGGTACGGTATCGACGACGGCATCCCGCGATGGCAATGGAGGACGGAGCGTTTCGCAGATGGTGATGAAGGCGGAGAGTCAGGAGACGACGCGGACGATGCGGGACAAGGGCTCGAAGGTGAACTTTTTGCCCGTTGCCAGCGAGTCGGAAGCGAAATCGGAGGGAGTTGGCGGGGAAGCGAAGGATAAGAAGTAA
- the LOC120423767 gene encoding chymotrypsin-1-like: MTAKSVIFVVSMLLLAVSVLGREVIQLDDNYVNRIVGGHEAASGSVPHQVSLQLKGFGHYCGGSIIADRWILTAAHCVDGQTPGQLNVLVGTNSLKEGGQLYESDKFIKHNRYNRPQFHNDIALIRLKSKLQFSDTVKAIGYSEKTVGQDEHVTLTGWGRTSAGGPVPTKLQTIDLSSISNDECKQRSPGAGNVDIGHICTLTKTGEGACNGDSGGPLTHDGKVIGVVNFGVPCAKGYPDAYARVSYYHEWIRTNIAENSV, encoded by the exons ATGACCGCTAAATCAGTTATTTTCGTAGTTTCGATGCTGCTTCTAGCAGTTTCAGTTCTTGGTCGTGAAGTAATTCAACTTGACGACAACTACGTGAACCGTATCGTTGGAGGTCACGAAGCCGCCAGCGGTTCCGTTCCTCATCAGGTGTCGCTCCAACTCAAAGGATTCGGTCACTACTGCGGTGGTTCCATCATCGCCGACCGCTGGATCCTCACCGCAGCCCACTGCGTCGACGGCCAAACCCCAGGCCAGTTGAACGTCCTGGTCGGTACCAACAGTCTCAAGGAGGGCGGACAACTGTACGAATCGGACAAATTCATCAAGCACAACCGCTACAACCGACCTCAGTTCCACAACGACATCGCCCTGATCCGGCTCAAGTCCAAGTTGCAGTTTTCGGACACCGTTAAGGCGATCGGCTACTCCGAGAAGACCGTTGGCCAGGACGAGCACGTTACGCTCACCGGATGGGGACGTACCTCGGCGGGTGGACCTGTTCCGACCAAGCTGCAGACGATCGACCTCAGCTCGATCAGCAACGACGAGTGCAAGCAAAGATCGCCCGGAGCTGGTAACGTGGATATCGGTCATATTTGTACGCTGACCAAGACCGGCGAGGGCGCTTGCAAT GGTGACTCTGGTGGTCCGTTGACCCATGACGGAAAGGTGATTGGAGTTGTGAACTTTGGAGTTCCGTGTGCCAAGGGATATCCGGACGCGTACGCTCGAGTGTCGTACTACCACGAGTGGATCCGAACCAACATCGCCGAGAATTCGGTGTAA
- the LOC120423768 gene encoding chymotrypsin-1-like, whose translation MLHVIGTIRFTIKRARFPANCISQLHAFNRDSELYSKMTAKSVRFVASMLLLSVSVLGREVIQLDDNYVNRIVGGHEAASGSVPHQVSLQLKGFGHYCGGSIIADRWILTAAHCVDGQTPGQLNVLVGTNSLKEGGQLHESDKFIKHNRYNRPQFHNDIALIRLKSKLQFSDTVKAIGYSEKTVGQDEHVTLTGWGRTSAGGPVPTKLQTIDLNSISNDECKRRSPGAGNVDIGHICTLTKTGEGACNGDSGGPLTHDGKVIGVVNFGVPCAKGYPDAYARVSYYHEWIRTNIAENAV comes from the exons ATGCTTCATGTAATTGGTACAATTCGTTTCACTATAAAACGTGCAAGATTCCCAGCGAATTGTATCAGTCAGCTTCACGCTTTCAACAGAGATTCAGAGTTGTATTCCAAAATGACCGCTAAATCAGTTCGTTTCGTAGCTTCGATGCTGCTTCTGTCAGTGTCAGTGCTTGGTCGTGAAGTGATTCAACTTGACGACAACTACGTAAACCGTATCGTCGGAGGTCACGAAGCCGCTAGCGGTTCCGTCCCTCATCAGGTGTCTCTCCAACTCAAAGGATTCGGTCACTACTGCGGTGGTTCCATCATCGCCGACCGCTGGATCCTCACCGCAGCCCACTGCGTCGACGGCCAAACCCCAGGCCAGTTGAACGTCCTGGTCGGTACCAACAGTCTCAAGGAGGGCGGACAACTGCACGAGTCGGACAAGTTCATCAAGCACAACCGCTACAACCGACCTCAGTTCCACAACGACATCGCCCTGATCCGGCTTAAGTCCAAGTTGCAGTTTTCGGACACCGTTAAGGCAATCGGCTACTCCGAGAAGACCGTTGGCCAGGACGAGCACGTTACGCTTACCGGATGGGGACGTACCTCGGCGGGTGGACCTGTTCCGACCAAGCTGCAGACGATCGACCTCAACTCGATCAGCAACGACGAGTGCAAGCGAAGATCGCCCGGAGCTGGTAACGTGGATATCGGTCATATTTGTACGCTGACCAAGACCGGCGAGGGAGCATGCAAT GGTGACTCTGGTGGTCCGTTGACCCATGACGGAAAGGTGATTGGAGTTGTGAACTTTGGAGTTCCCTGTGCCAAGGGATATCCGGACGCGTACGCTCGAGTGTCGTACTACCACGAGTGGATCCGAACCAACATCGCCGAGAACGCTGtgtaa